In Zonotrichia albicollis isolate bZonAlb1 chromosome 11, bZonAlb1.hap1, whole genome shotgun sequence, a single genomic region encodes these proteins:
- the LINS1 gene encoding protein Lines homolog 1 isoform X1: MKISLLQQMYKDVLAGIPLARESRHYSSLMNLCVEQPPGGDGSCHQQHLPPTAGGTGSHQDSDMSDVVPATDDLSRSFANMSSSFCPREVTLLQLTLIKMMVAKAESQEIELHTRQKYCEIFVLLLKEAKIDSKLIHLLGSDDRLLSHMASQSLASLVYFQLKEEDAVNVPWLSFSLAALPGFPGVAGLPGCLWALAAILKETRKDAPAARAGALKKLLAPLDAVLEGFYNAILLHHFDSHHYTSPYSEATNNLISFIDLLEALLVSRVELEIPFRCQRILFLKVSYILNVISSSIPYVIKKKFILLLKKCVLCKSREDAKGGSLFLQSPSWCEDMLALSNVVLQVVNLTWLNQIPLSGKSSYFGSSETVPGHDSQGASDQTALRALSLVVLKALEFKIHNSATEAEIKGDFESSMCQVLMFWRSHGKPSPAGHHCEWLSLVFMEQDDDMWEAAKALLLIYLKLDRFRRGVADNLSPKEEESWQFLVHAGGYNPHCIFLFFLEKIAFDSTVLLDFLISSETCFLEYLVRYLKLLGKEWPRFVEVCDHFDSRHGALHAVCSARQSCVAGPSLQSAVCAAEPRSARAWAPHNCPVFTARQGDNGAAERSRSDSLTRTDSASLLAPLQSLVNYDSSEDSEVESDGKECLVNTKQLPSNNEGEVRRRQAGCSCRDDDRNSRTSEVSPPKLKGSPASSCWTRMASPDNIAPLRVMLYKSTKCLEELQEAISRLQRRNLFPYNPSALLKLLSQVEKMNKSMNPQ, encoded by the exons ATGAAGAtctctctcctgcagcagatgtATAAGGATGTCCTGGCAGGCATCCCCCTAGCAAGGGAAAGCCGTCATTATTCCTCTTTAATGAATCTGTGTGTTGAGCAGCCACCAGGAGGAGATGGATCCTGTCACCAGCAGCATCTGCCACCgactgctggtggcactgggagccatcaGGACTCTGATATGTCAGATGTTGTCCCTGCCACAGATGATTTATCCAGGAGCTTTGCAAACATGAGCTCCTCGTTCTGCCCCCGGGAGGTGACGCTGCTCCAGCTCACCCTGATCAAAATGATGGTGGCCAAAGCAGAGTCCCAGGAGATTGAGCTCCACACGAGACAGAAGTACTGTGAAATCTTTGTTCTTCTTCTGAAGGAGGCAAAAATTGACTCAAAATTG ATTCACCTGCTGGGTTCTGATGATCGGCTGTTATCTCACATGGCCTCACAAAGTTTGGCATCTCTTGTGTATTTCCAGCTGAAGGAAGAG GACGCTGTGAACGTGCCGTGGCTGAGCTTCAGCCTGGCGGCGCTGCCGGGGTTCCCGGGGGTTGCGGGGCTGCCCGGCTGCCTGTGGGCCCTGGCGGCGATTCTCAAGGAGACGCGGAAGGACGCGCCCGCAGCCCGAGCAG GTGCTTTGAAGAAGCTGTTGGCTCCTCTTGATGCAGTGCTTGAAGGGTTTTATAATGCCATCCTGCTCCATCATTTTGACAGTCACCACTACACTTCACCTTATTCTGAAGCTACAAACAATCTGATCAGTTTTATAGATCTGCTTGAAGCACTTTTGGTTTCCAGAGTTGAACTGGAAATACCATTCCGGTGCcagagaattttatttttgaaagtttCTTATATCCTCAATGTTATTAGCTCATCGATTCCTTATGTAATCAAGAAGAAATTCATTTTGCTCCTTAAAAAATGTGTCCTTTGCAAGTCTAGAGAAGATGCTAAAGGTGGATCCCTGTTCTTACAAAGCCCATCTTGGTGTGAGGATATGCTTGCACTGAGTAATGTTGTTCTGCAGGTTGTGAATTTGACTTGGCTTAATCAGATCCCACTCAGTGGGAAGTCCAGCTACTTTGGAAGCAGTGAAACTGTTCCTGGCCATGATTCTCAAGGTGCTTCTGACCAAACTGCTCTCAGAGCCTTAAGTCTGGTTGTGCTTAAAGCACTGGAATTCAAGATTCACAACTCTGCAACAGAAGCAGAAATCAAAG gagaCTTTGAGAGCTCCATGTGCCAGGTGCTGATGTTCTGGAGGAGTCATGGGAAGCCTTCCCCAGCTGGGCATCACTGTGAATGGCTCTCCTTGGTTTTCATGGAGCAGGATGATGACATGTGGGAAGCTGCTAAAGCTTTATTGCTCATCTATTTAAAACTTGATAG GTTCCGGCGTGGTGTTGCTGATAACCTAAGCCccaaagaggaggaatcctGGCAGTTCCTTGTGCATGCAGGTGGATATAACCCACActgtatctttttattttttctggaaaagaTTGCATTTGATTCCACAGTACTTCTAGATTTTCTGATTTCATCAGAAACTTGCTTTCTGGAGTACTTGGTCAGGTACTTGAAGCTCCTTGGGAAGGAGTGGCCTCGCTTTGTGGAGGTCTGTGACCATTTCGATTCCAGGCACGGCGCTTTGCACGCAGTTTGttctgccaggcagagctgcGTGGCTGGGCCGAGTTTGCAGAGTGCTGTTTGTGCAGCAGAGCCAcggagtgccagggcttgggctCCTCACAACTGCCCGGTGTTTACAGCACGGCAGGGTGATAATGGGGCTGCAGAGCGGAGCCGGTCTGACTCACTGACCCGCACTGATAGCGCGTCCCTGCTCGCTCCTCTTCAAAGCCTGGTTAATTATGACAGCTCAGAGGACTCGGAGGTGGAATCAGATGGAAAAGAGTGTTTGGTAAACACAAAGCAATTGCCTTCAAACAATGAGGGTGAGGTGAGGAGGAGGCAAGCAGGTTGCAGCTGCAGAGATGATGACCGGAATTCACGCACCTCTGAAGTGTCGCCTCCGAAACTGAAGGGATCTCCTGCCTCATCCTGTTGGACTCGTATGGCGTCTCCAGATAACATTGCTCCCCTCAGAGTAATGCTTTACAAATCAACAAAGTGtctggaagagctgcaggaggctATTTCTAGGTTGCAGAGAAGAAATCTTTTCCCATATAATCCATCTGCATTGTTGAAACTGCTGAGCCAGGTTGAGAAGATGAATAAATCCATGAATCCACAATAA
- the LINS1 gene encoding protein Lines homolog 1 isoform X2: protein MKISLLQQMYKDVLAGIPLARESRHYSSLMNLCVEQPPGGDGSCHQQHLPPTAGGTGSHQDSDMSDVVPATDDLSRSFANMSSSFCPREVTLLQLTLIKMMVAKAESQEIELHTRQKYCEIFVLLLKEAKIDSKLIHLLGSDDRLLSHMASQSLASLVYFQLKEEDAVNVPWLSFSLAALPGFPGVAGLPGCLWALAAILKETRKDAPAARAGALKKLLAPLDAVLEGFYNAILLHHFDSHHYTSPYSEATNNLISFIDLLEALLVSRVELEIPFRCQRILFLKVSYILNVISSSIPYVIKKKFILLLKKCVLCKSREDAKGGSLFLQSPSWCEDMLALSNVVLQVVNLTWLNQIPLSGKSSYFGSSETVPGHDSQGASDQTALRALSLVVLKALEFKIHNSATEAEIKDS, encoded by the exons ATGAAGAtctctctcctgcagcagatgtATAAGGATGTCCTGGCAGGCATCCCCCTAGCAAGGGAAAGCCGTCATTATTCCTCTTTAATGAATCTGTGTGTTGAGCAGCCACCAGGAGGAGATGGATCCTGTCACCAGCAGCATCTGCCACCgactgctggtggcactgggagccatcaGGACTCTGATATGTCAGATGTTGTCCCTGCCACAGATGATTTATCCAGGAGCTTTGCAAACATGAGCTCCTCGTTCTGCCCCCGGGAGGTGACGCTGCTCCAGCTCACCCTGATCAAAATGATGGTGGCCAAAGCAGAGTCCCAGGAGATTGAGCTCCACACGAGACAGAAGTACTGTGAAATCTTTGTTCTTCTTCTGAAGGAGGCAAAAATTGACTCAAAATTG ATTCACCTGCTGGGTTCTGATGATCGGCTGTTATCTCACATGGCCTCACAAAGTTTGGCATCTCTTGTGTATTTCCAGCTGAAGGAAGAG GACGCTGTGAACGTGCCGTGGCTGAGCTTCAGCCTGGCGGCGCTGCCGGGGTTCCCGGGGGTTGCGGGGCTGCCCGGCTGCCTGTGGGCCCTGGCGGCGATTCTCAAGGAGACGCGGAAGGACGCGCCCGCAGCCCGAGCAG GTGCTTTGAAGAAGCTGTTGGCTCCTCTTGATGCAGTGCTTGAAGGGTTTTATAATGCCATCCTGCTCCATCATTTTGACAGTCACCACTACACTTCACCTTATTCTGAAGCTACAAACAATCTGATCAGTTTTATAGATCTGCTTGAAGCACTTTTGGTTTCCAGAGTTGAACTGGAAATACCATTCCGGTGCcagagaattttatttttgaaagtttCTTATATCCTCAATGTTATTAGCTCATCGATTCCTTATGTAATCAAGAAGAAATTCATTTTGCTCCTTAAAAAATGTGTCCTTTGCAAGTCTAGAGAAGATGCTAAAGGTGGATCCCTGTTCTTACAAAGCCCATCTTGGTGTGAGGATATGCTTGCACTGAGTAATGTTGTTCTGCAGGTTGTGAATTTGACTTGGCTTAATCAGATCCCACTCAGTGGGAAGTCCAGCTACTTTGGAAGCAGTGAAACTGTTCCTGGCCATGATTCTCAAGGTGCTTCTGACCAAACTGCTCTCAGAGCCTTAAGTCTGGTTGTGCTTAAAGCACTGGAATTCAAGATTCACAACTCTGCAACAGAAGCAGAAATCAAAG ATTCATGA